The DNA sequence CGGTTTCGGCGAAGTAGCGGTAGCGCGGGTGATCCGCGGCGTTTTCGAGGTTCAGGGGTTCTTCACGCGTGCCGACCAGGCCGACCAGACCTTCGTTGGGTGCCATGCTGACCTTGCCGATCGAGCGCTTGTTCAAGCCCTCGGTGGCCATCAGCACGAAGCGGTTGGTCTCTGGATCAAGCAGATAGACCGAGCAGACCTGGCTGCCCATGGCCTCTTTGACGCGCAACACAATAATCCCCAACGCCGCCTTGAGATCCTTGGCGGAGTTAACTTCCTGGACGATCTTGCGCAGCGTATTGAGCATGGCTCGGGGTCGAACTCCGTCGTCAGTCGCGCGCTAAAAGGCGCGGGGCAAGCTCTTTGAGAGCGCGGCGATACACTTCGCGCTTGAATGTCACCACCTGGCCCAACGGATACCAATAACTGACCCAGCGCCAGCCATCGAACTCCGGTTTACCGGTCAAATCCATCCGCACCCGCTGCTCGTTGGAGATCAGGCGCAGGAGAAACCATTTCTGTTTCTGGCCGATGCACAGCGGTTGGCTGTGGGTTCGCACCAGACGTTGCGGCAAACGATAGCGCAACCAGCCCCGGGTGCAGGCCAGTATTTCAACATCTTCGCGTTCCAGGCCAACTTCTTCGTTCAGCTCGCGGTACAAGGCGTCTTCCGGCGTCTCCTCGGGATTGATTCCCCCTTGCGGAAACTGCCAGGCATCTTGATTGATACGGCGAGCCCATAGCACCTGGCCGGCGTCATTCGTCAGAATGATCCCGACATTAGGGCGGAAACCATCGGGGTCGATCACGGCAACAACCTCGCAAACGCATGTCGCCGCATTGTTCCACAAAGGTTGTGAAGGCGGCAACGAAGGTTCCGAGCTTATGTGCACTCTTGTGAAAAGACCGTATTCTTGTGGCCTTTTTACTGACTTTTCAGCGGGTAACTGCAATGCGCCTGGCTTTATTCGATTTGGACAACACTCTTCTGGGCGGCGACAGCGATCACGCCTGGGGCGATTATCTGTGCGAACGCGGCTTCCTCGACCCGATTGCCTACAAGACGCGCAACGACGAGTTCTATCAGGATTACCTGGCCGGCAAACTGGATAACGCGGCCTACCTGAACTTCTGCCTGGAAATCCTCGGCCGCACCGAGATGGCCGTGCTTGAGCAGTGGCACAACGACTACATGCGCGACTGCATCGAGCCGATCGTGCTGCCGAAGGCGCTCGAGTTGCTGAAAAAGCACCGTGATGCCGGCGACAAACTGGTGATCATCACCGCTACCAACCGCTTCGTCACCGCGCCGATCGCCGTGCGCCTGGGCGTCGAAACCCTGATCGCCACCGAGTGCGAGATGCAGGATGGCCGCTACACCGGGCGCAGCACCGACGTGCCGTGCTTCCGTGAAGGCAAGGTGACGCGCCTGAACCGCTGGCTGGAAGAAACCGGGCATTCGCTGGAAGGCAGCTATTTCTACAGCGACTCGATGAATGACCTGCCGCTGCTGGAGCAGGTTGCGAATCCGGTGGCGGTAGACCCGGATCCGAACCTGCGCGCCGAAGCCGAGAAACGCGGCTGGCCGGTAATCAGTCTGCGCGACTGACTACGCCTTCGTCGGAACGCCGCCCGGGGCAAGCCCGCTCCCACAGGTTTTACGGGCGCTCACAAAATCTGTGTTCACCGAATATCCTTGTGGGAGCTGGCTTGCCAGCGATTGGGTCGACTCGGTGTGAAGCCTTAAACCGGCTTGGCGCCCATCAACCCGGCAATCGCGATAAAGCAGACCAGCCCGAACAACGCCAGCCCCAGGCTGAACCGGCCCACGCCGCCCGGCACCTTGCGCAACCGGTTCAAGCGCACCAGCAGCCAGAACCACGCCAGCGCCGCCACGGTGTACAGCACGCTGGAGGCCAGAATCCACGTCTGCCCCAACGGCCAGCCCACCAGATGCACCATCCACCAGCCGGTGAATGGCATGCTCACCAGCGCCAGCACGATCAACAGCCAGACAAACAGCCATGGCCGCTGCAACGTGCGGCTGCCCGCCGTCGCGTCACCCTTGCGCCGTGCGCGCCAGACCCAGATTCCCAGGCCCAGCGCACCGAGCAACAGCACCGCAGTCGCCAGCATGTGCGCCGCTTTCAGGGCGGTTAACGTTTCCATGATCCGATTTCCTTATGGCCTGCCCATCAGCGTAGCCGTTCAGCCAAGAAACAGCTGATAGGCGGGGTTGTCGCTTTCGTCCCAGTACGGGTAGCCGATTTCCTCAAGGGCTGCGGGCACCAGATGACGTTCGTCGTGGGGCACTTGCAGACCCGCCACCACGCGGCCGTCCGCTGCGCCGTGGTTGCGGTAGTGGAACATCGAGATATTCCAGCGCCCGCCAAGCTTGTTGAGGAAGTTAAACAGCGCGCCCGGACGCTCCGGGAACTCGAAGCGCAGCACCACTTCATCGACCACGTGCGCCGCACGACCGCCGACCATGTGACGGATGTGCAGTTTGGCCAGTTCGTTGTCGGTCAGGTCGAGCACCGGGAAACCCTGTTCGGTCAGGCTTGCCAGCAGCGCACTGCGTGGGTCGTTGTCCGGGTGGGTCTGCACGCCGACGAAGATGTGCGCTTCGCTGCCATTGTTGTAGCGGTAATTGAATTCGGTGATCTGGCGCTTGCCGATGGCCTCGCAGAAGGCCTTGAAGCTGCCGGCCTTCTCCGGGATGGTCACGGCGATGATCGCTTCGCGGCCTTCACCCAGTTCGGCGCGTTCGGCGACGTGGCGCAGGCGGTCGAAGTTGACGTTGGCCCCGGAGTCGATGGCCACGAAGGTCTGGCCGCTGACGCCGCGCTGCTCGACGTACTTCTTGATCCCGGCCACGCCGAGGGCGCCGGCCGGTTCGGTGATCGAACGGGTATCGTCGTAGATGTCCTTGATTGCCGCACAGATTTCGTCGGTGCTGACGGTGATCACTTCATCGACGTAATCCTTGCAGATGTCGAAGGTGTGCTGGCCGATCTGCGCCACCGCCACGCCGTCGGCGAAGATGCCCACGGTCGGCAGCACCACGCGCTCGCCCGCGGCCATTGCCGCTTGCAGACAGTTGGAGTCGTCGGGCTCGACGCCGATGACCTTGATGTCCGGGCGCAGGTATTTCACGTACGCCGCGATGCCGGCGATCAGACCGCCGCCGCCCACCGGAACGAAGATCGCGTCCAGTGGCTGCGGGTGCTGACGCAGGATTTCCATCGCCACGGTGCCCTGCCCGGCGATGGTGTGCGGATCGTCGTA is a window from the Pseudomonas gozinkensis genome containing:
- the ilvA gene encoding threonine ammonia-lyase, biosynthetic, giving the protein MLEQYVKKILTSRVYDVAVETPLQNARQLSERLGNDIWLKREDLQPVFSFKIRGAYNKLTQLSDEERARGVVTASAGNHAQGLALAAKVLGVKATIVMPKTTPEIKVEGVRSRGGKVVLHGDSFPEALAYSLKLVDEKGYVYIHPYDDPHTIAGQGTVAMEILRQHPQPLDAIFVPVGGGGLIAGIAAYVKYLRPDIKVIGVEPDDSNCLQAAMAAGERVVLPTVGIFADGVAVAQIGQHTFDICKDYVDEVITVSTDEICAAIKDIYDDTRSITEPAGALGVAGIKKYVEQRGVSGQTFVAIDSGANVNFDRLRHVAERAELGEGREAIIAVTIPEKAGSFKAFCEAIGKRQITEFNYRYNNGSEAHIFVGVQTHPDNDPRSALLASLTEQGFPVLDLTDNELAKLHIRHMVGGRAAHVVDEVVLRFEFPERPGALFNFLNKLGGRWNISMFHYRNHGAADGRVVAGLQVPHDERHLVPAALEEIGYPYWDESDNPAYQLFLG
- a CDS encoding HAD family hydrolase; translation: MRLALFDLDNTLLGGDSDHAWGDYLCERGFLDPIAYKTRNDEFYQDYLAGKLDNAAYLNFCLEILGRTEMAVLEQWHNDYMRDCIEPIVLPKALELLKKHRDAGDKLVIITATNRFVTAPIAVRLGVETLIATECEMQDGRYTGRSTDVPCFREGKVTRLNRWLEETGHSLEGSYFYSDSMNDLPLLEQVANPVAVDPDPNLRAEAEKRGWPVISLRD
- a CDS encoding RNA pyrophosphohydrolase → MIDPDGFRPNVGIILTNDAGQVLWARRINQDAWQFPQGGINPEETPEDALYRELNEEVGLEREDVEILACTRGWLRYRLPQRLVRTHSQPLCIGQKQKWFLLRLISNEQRVRMDLTGKPEFDGWRWVSYWYPLGQVVTFKREVYRRALKELAPRLLARD
- a CDS encoding DUF2269 family protein; the encoded protein is METLTALKAAHMLATAVLLLGALGLGIWVWRARRKGDATAGSRTLQRPWLFVWLLIVLALVSMPFTGWWMVHLVGWPLGQTWILASSVLYTVAALAWFWLLVRLNRLRKVPGGVGRFSLGLALFGLVCFIAIAGLMGAKPV